The following coding sequences lie in one Ctenopharyngodon idella isolate HZGC_01 chromosome 11, HZGC01, whole genome shotgun sequence genomic window:
- the hnrnpa1a gene encoding heterogeneous nuclear ribonucleoprotein A1a isoform X1: MSKEQQTPREPEQLRKLFIGGLSFETTDESLRAHFEQWGTLTDCVVMRDPNTKRSRGFGFVTYSSVGEVDAAMDARPHKVDGRAVEPKRAVSREDSSKPGAHSTVKKIFVGGIKEDTDEEHLREYFGQFGKIEEVNIMTEKNSDKRRGFAFITFDDHDSVDRIVIQKYHTVNGHNCEVRKALSREEMNRVSMNPRGGRGGGGGNFGRGGGYGGGGYGGGGGGGGRGGYGGGDGGYNGYGGNGGYGGGGPNYGGNRGYGGGGGGGGGYGNQGGGYGGGGGGYDNYNNGGGGNFGGGNFGGGGGGDYNDFGNYNQSSSNYGPMKGGNYGGGGRSGGGGPYGDAIKFQQQAICPSTADETQLQDMTKSVKNHSQSEELVWAELFQQAHCTRTLSNSNVTLF; encoded by the exons ATGTCCAAAGAG CAACAGACCCCCCGTGAGCCTGAGCAGCTCCGAAAGCTCTTTATCGGGGGTCTCAGTTTCGAGACAACAGATGAGAGTCTAAGGGCCCATTTCGAGCAATGGGGAACTCTTACAGACTGTGTG GTGATGAGGGACCCCAACACAAAGAGGTCGAGGGGTTTTGGGTTTGTGACCTACAGTTCGGTAGGTGAGGTGGATGCAGCGATGGACGCTCGTCCGCACAAAGTGGATGGAAGAGCTGTTGAACCCAAGAGGGCAGTTTCTAGAGAA GACTCGTCCAAACCAGGCGCTCACTCCACtgttaaaaagatttttgtgGGCGGAATCAAAGAAGACACGGATGAGGAACACTTGCGGGAATATTTCGGCCAGTTTGGTAAAATTGAAGAAGTGAACATCATGACAGAGAAGAACAGTGATAAGAGGAGGGGTTTCGCCTTCATAACATTTGATGACCATGACTCTGTTGACAGGATTGTCA TTCAGAAGTACCATACGGTGAATGGACACAACTGTGAAGTCAGGAAAGCTCTGTCCAGAGAGGAAATGAACAGAGTCTCAATGAATCCACGAG GTGGGCGAGGGGGTGGTGGCGGAAACTTTGGCAGAGGAGGTGGATATGGAGGAG GTGGCtatggaggaggaggaggcggTGGAGGAAGAGGAGGTTATGGAGGAGGTGATGGTGGATATAATGGCTACGGAGGGAATG GCGGCTATGGTGGAGGCGGACCTAATTATGGTGGTAACCGCGGTTATGGAGGTGGCGGCGGCGGCGGTGGTGGCTATGGAAACCAGGGTGGAGGCTATGGTGGCGGCGGTGGCGGCTATGATAACTACAACAATGGTGGTGGAGGCAACTTTGGAGGAG GCAACTTTGGAGGTGGAGGTGGTGGAGACTACAATGACTTTGGCAACTACAACCAGTCTTCCTCTAACTATGGCCCAATGAAGGGAGGAAACTACGGAGGTGGTGGAAGGAGCGGCGGCGGTGGCCCATATGGTG ATGCGATAAAATTCCAGCAACAGGCAATTTGTCCGTCTACAGCAGACGAGACGCAACTACAGGACATGACAAAATCagtcaaaaatcacagccaatcagaagaatTGGTGTGGGCGGAGCTCTTTcagcaagcgcactgcactcgcacattatcaaattcaaatgttacattattttag
- the hnrnpa1a gene encoding heterogeneous nuclear ribonucleoprotein A1a isoform X2 has translation MSKEQQTPREPEQLRKLFIGGLSFETTDESLRAHFEQWGTLTDCVVMRDPNTKRSRGFGFVTYSSVGEVDAAMDARPHKVDGRAVEPKRAVSREDSSKPGAHSTVKKIFVGGIKEDTDEEHLREYFGQFGKIEEVNIMTEKNSDKRRGFAFITFDDHDSVDRIVIQKYHTVNGHNCEVRKALSREEMNRVSMNPRGGYGGGGGGGGRGGYGGGDGGYNGYGGNGGYGGGGPNYGGNRGYGGGGGGGGGYGNQGGGYGGGGGGYDNYNNGGGGNFGGGNFGGGGGGDYNDFGNYNQSSSNYGPMKGGNYGGGGRSGGGGPYGDAIKFQQQAICPSTADETQLQDMTKSVKNHSQSEELVWAELFQQAHCTRTLSNSNVTLF, from the exons ATGTCCAAAGAG CAACAGACCCCCCGTGAGCCTGAGCAGCTCCGAAAGCTCTTTATCGGGGGTCTCAGTTTCGAGACAACAGATGAGAGTCTAAGGGCCCATTTCGAGCAATGGGGAACTCTTACAGACTGTGTG GTGATGAGGGACCCCAACACAAAGAGGTCGAGGGGTTTTGGGTTTGTGACCTACAGTTCGGTAGGTGAGGTGGATGCAGCGATGGACGCTCGTCCGCACAAAGTGGATGGAAGAGCTGTTGAACCCAAGAGGGCAGTTTCTAGAGAA GACTCGTCCAAACCAGGCGCTCACTCCACtgttaaaaagatttttgtgGGCGGAATCAAAGAAGACACGGATGAGGAACACTTGCGGGAATATTTCGGCCAGTTTGGTAAAATTGAAGAAGTGAACATCATGACAGAGAAGAACAGTGATAAGAGGAGGGGTTTCGCCTTCATAACATTTGATGACCATGACTCTGTTGACAGGATTGTCA TTCAGAAGTACCATACGGTGAATGGACACAACTGTGAAGTCAGGAAAGCTCTGTCCAGAGAGGAAATGAACAGAGTCTCAATGAATCCACGAG GTGGCtatggaggaggaggaggcggTGGAGGAAGAGGAGGTTATGGAGGAGGTGATGGTGGATATAATGGCTACGGAGGGAATG GCGGCTATGGTGGAGGCGGACCTAATTATGGTGGTAACCGCGGTTATGGAGGTGGCGGCGGCGGCGGTGGTGGCTATGGAAACCAGGGTGGAGGCTATGGTGGCGGCGGTGGCGGCTATGATAACTACAACAATGGTGGTGGAGGCAACTTTGGAGGAG GCAACTTTGGAGGTGGAGGTGGTGGAGACTACAATGACTTTGGCAACTACAACCAGTCTTCCTCTAACTATGGCCCAATGAAGGGAGGAAACTACGGAGGTGGTGGAAGGAGCGGCGGCGGTGGCCCATATGGTG ATGCGATAAAATTCCAGCAACAGGCAATTTGTCCGTCTACAGCAGACGAGACGCAACTACAGGACATGACAAAATCagtcaaaaatcacagccaatcagaagaatTGGTGTGGGCGGAGCTCTTTcagcaagcgcactgcactcgcacattatcaaattcaaatgttacattattttag
- the hnrnpa1a gene encoding heterogeneous nuclear ribonucleoprotein A1a isoform X3: MSKEQQTPREPEQLRKLFIGGLSFETTDESLRAHFEQWGTLTDCVVMRDPNTKRSRGFGFVTYSSVGEVDAAMDARPHKVDGRAVEPKRAVSREDSSKPGAHSTVKKIFVGGIKEDTDEEHLREYFGQFGKIEEVNIMTEKNSDKRRGFAFITFDDHDSVDRIVIQKYHTVNGHNCEVRKALSREEMNRVSMNPRGGRGGGGGNFGRGGGYGGGGYGGGGGGGGRGGYGGGDGGYNGYGGNGGYGGGGPNYGGNRGYGGGGGGGGGYGNQGGGYGGGGGGYDNYNNGGGGNFGGGNFGGGGGGDYNDFGNYNQSSSNYGPMKGGNYGGGGRSGGGGPYGGGYGGGSSGGYGGSSGGRRF, encoded by the exons ATGTCCAAAGAG CAACAGACCCCCCGTGAGCCTGAGCAGCTCCGAAAGCTCTTTATCGGGGGTCTCAGTTTCGAGACAACAGATGAGAGTCTAAGGGCCCATTTCGAGCAATGGGGAACTCTTACAGACTGTGTG GTGATGAGGGACCCCAACACAAAGAGGTCGAGGGGTTTTGGGTTTGTGACCTACAGTTCGGTAGGTGAGGTGGATGCAGCGATGGACGCTCGTCCGCACAAAGTGGATGGAAGAGCTGTTGAACCCAAGAGGGCAGTTTCTAGAGAA GACTCGTCCAAACCAGGCGCTCACTCCACtgttaaaaagatttttgtgGGCGGAATCAAAGAAGACACGGATGAGGAACACTTGCGGGAATATTTCGGCCAGTTTGGTAAAATTGAAGAAGTGAACATCATGACAGAGAAGAACAGTGATAAGAGGAGGGGTTTCGCCTTCATAACATTTGATGACCATGACTCTGTTGACAGGATTGTCA TTCAGAAGTACCATACGGTGAATGGACACAACTGTGAAGTCAGGAAAGCTCTGTCCAGAGAGGAAATGAACAGAGTCTCAATGAATCCACGAG GTGGGCGAGGGGGTGGTGGCGGAAACTTTGGCAGAGGAGGTGGATATGGAGGAG GTGGCtatggaggaggaggaggcggTGGAGGAAGAGGAGGTTATGGAGGAGGTGATGGTGGATATAATGGCTACGGAGGGAATG GCGGCTATGGTGGAGGCGGACCTAATTATGGTGGTAACCGCGGTTATGGAGGTGGCGGCGGCGGCGGTGGTGGCTATGGAAACCAGGGTGGAGGCTATGGTGGCGGCGGTGGCGGCTATGATAACTACAACAATGGTGGTGGAGGCAACTTTGGAGGAG GCAACTTTGGAGGTGGAGGTGGTGGAGACTACAATGACTTTGGCAACTACAACCAGTCTTCCTCTAACTATGGCCCAATGAAGGGAGGAAACTACGGAGGTGGTGGAAGGAGCGGCGGCGGTGGCCCATATGGTG GTGGTTATGGAGGAGGCTCCAGTGGTGGTTATGGAGGCAGCTCTGGCGGGCGAAGGTTTTAG